In Rathayibacter sp. VKM Ac-2762, one DNA window encodes the following:
- a CDS encoding 2-oxoglutarate and iron-dependent oxygenase domain-containing protein: MTDSLPILDLSRLDQGEAEAAAFRRDLRETTHDVGFFYLVGHGVPQDLLDDVVAVSRRFFDLPEEEKLAIENTLSPQFRGYTRFGAELTNGDVDYREQVDIGIDRPAVPAGPGVADYERLEGPNLWPEALPELREVFERWHAELAAVAIRLLRTWAVALDAPEDVFDEAFAERPFSLVKVVRYPGTSDPEPKQGVGAHRDGGVLTLLLVEPGKGGLQVEHDGSWIEAPAMEGAFVVNIGEMLELATGGYLKATLHRVISPLIGTDRISIPFFFNPALSATMPSLPLPEELKSGLSVDPTNAPILETYGENALRYRLRAHPNVAAAHHADLLAPTV; encoded by the coding sequence ATGACCGATTCCCTGCCGATCCTCGACCTGTCCCGCCTCGACCAGGGGGAGGCGGAGGCCGCCGCCTTCCGCCGCGACCTCCGGGAGACCACGCACGACGTGGGATTCTTCTACCTCGTCGGCCACGGCGTGCCCCAGGACCTCCTCGACGACGTCGTCGCCGTCTCCCGCCGCTTCTTCGACCTGCCGGAGGAGGAGAAGCTCGCGATCGAGAACACCCTCAGCCCGCAGTTCCGCGGCTACACCCGCTTCGGCGCCGAGCTCACCAACGGCGACGTCGACTACCGCGAGCAGGTCGACATCGGCATCGATCGACCGGCCGTTCCCGCCGGGCCCGGCGTCGCCGACTACGAGCGCCTCGAGGGGCCGAACCTCTGGCCCGAGGCGCTGCCGGAGCTCCGCGAGGTCTTCGAGCGCTGGCACGCGGAGCTCGCTGCGGTCGCCATCCGGCTGCTGCGCACCTGGGCCGTCGCGCTCGACGCCCCGGAGGACGTGTTCGACGAGGCGTTCGCCGAGCGGCCGTTCTCGCTGGTGAAGGTCGTCCGCTACCCGGGCACCTCCGACCCGGAGCCCAAGCAGGGCGTGGGCGCGCACCGCGACGGCGGCGTGCTGACGCTGCTGCTGGTCGAGCCCGGCAAGGGCGGCCTGCAGGTCGAGCACGACGGCTCGTGGATCGAGGCACCCGCGATGGAGGGCGCGTTCGTCGTCAACATCGGCGAGATGCTGGAGCTCGCCACGGGCGGCTACCTCAAGGCCACGCTGCACCGCGTGATCTCGCCGCTGATCGGAACGGACAGGATCTCGATCCCGTTCTTCTTCAATCCCGCGCTCTCGGCCACCATGCCCTCGCTCCCGCTGCCCGAGGAGCTCAAGTCCGGCCTCTCGGTCGACCCGACGAACGCGCCGATCCTCGAGACCTACGGCGAGAACGCGCTGCGCTACCGCCTCCGGGCCCACCCGAACGTGGCGGCCGCCCACCACGCGGACCTGCTCGCTCCCACCGTCTGA
- a CDS encoding helix-turn-helix domain-containing protein, with protein sequence MDDHHPRVRLEARGEDPDEARHSLARLYNGDEWRAATTAADFSYRYAAIGDGGMTLRTSRMSGRLAGGVGDSDDVVVQWIVGGSGRIDVGRASIAMEENRPVLFPVGRPFAFDYVDFDQRLVHLDRGVVDRVAAERGLVGSLVFDSEHRPDAAAIRRWRTAVADSARALRSERVEPLLWDELTRATASALLDLYPPESAPVPPELLAPRNARIRTAVEYVHAHCSEPIGPAEMAAASGLTVRGLQSAFQRVLGMRPIAYLRLVRLDRAREELAVSPPLGTTVAAVARHWGFGNAGRFSAAYAERFGESPSATLQR encoded by the coding sequence GTGGACGATCACCACCCTCGCGTCCGGCTGGAGGCCCGCGGCGAGGATCCGGACGAGGCGCGGCACAGCCTCGCGCGGCTCTACAACGGCGACGAGTGGCGCGCCGCCACCACCGCGGCCGACTTCAGCTACCGCTACGCGGCCATCGGCGACGGCGGGATGACCCTCCGCACCTCGCGGATGTCCGGGCGCCTCGCGGGCGGCGTGGGCGACTCGGACGACGTCGTCGTGCAGTGGATCGTGGGCGGCTCCGGCCGGATCGACGTCGGCCGCGCCTCGATCGCGATGGAGGAGAACCGTCCCGTCCTCTTCCCCGTCGGCCGGCCGTTCGCCTTCGACTACGTCGACTTCGACCAGCGCCTGGTGCACCTCGACCGGGGAGTGGTCGACCGGGTCGCCGCCGAGCGCGGCCTCGTCGGCTCCCTCGTCTTCGACTCCGAGCACCGCCCCGACGCCGCGGCGATCCGCCGCTGGCGCACGGCCGTCGCCGACTCCGCCCGCGCGCTGCGCAGCGAGCGCGTCGAGCCGCTGCTCTGGGACGAGCTCACCCGTGCCACGGCCTCCGCGCTGCTCGACCTCTACCCTCCGGAGTCCGCTCCGGTCCCGCCCGAGCTCCTCGCCCCCCGGAACGCACGGATCCGCACGGCCGTCGAGTACGTGCACGCCCACTGCAGCGAGCCGATCGGCCCCGCCGAGATGGCGGCGGCGTCGGGCCTGACCGTCCGGGGCCTGCAGTCCGCGTTCCAGCGGGTGCTCGGGATGCGCCCGATCGCCTACCTGCGCCTGGTGCGGCTCGACCGCGCACGGGAGGAGCTCGCCGTGAGTCCGCCCCTCGGGACGACGGTCGCCGCCGTCGCCCGGCACTGGGGCTTCGGGAACGCGGGCCGCTTCAGCGCGGCCTACGCGGAGCGATTCGGCGAGTCGCCGAGCGCCACGCTGCAGCGCTGA
- a CDS encoding HAD-IIA family hydrolase, with the protein MFRSSRTEPTPLDGRDSVLADLDGVVYKGADAIPFAVESLNRAAETLRVGYITNNASRTDASVAGHLSELGLSVRPEDVVTSPQAAVVLLADLVPAGSTILVVGAEGLTSEVERAGFTVTRSAEDSPAAVIQGFAPTVGWEQLAEASFALHTGIPWVATNTDWTIPVARGIAPGNGTLVSAVHTAVGRLPVVAGKPERAIFDAATARFGSTNPLFLGDRLDTDIAGANGADMESAHVLTGIDRAKQLLAAEPKLRPTYILGDLRELHLPYPATTVSRNGTHAVRGAKVRLDGDSVVIVDAGDDATDLLRAACSVIWSSGRAIYGLDVPESLYS; encoded by the coding sequence ATGTTCCGCAGCAGCAGGACTGAGCCCACTCCCCTCGACGGCCGCGACTCCGTCCTGGCCGACCTCGACGGGGTCGTCTACAAGGGCGCCGACGCGATCCCCTTCGCGGTGGAGAGCCTCAACCGCGCGGCCGAGACGCTGCGGGTCGGCTACATCACCAACAACGCCTCCCGCACGGACGCCTCCGTCGCCGGGCACCTCTCCGAGCTGGGGCTGAGCGTCCGGCCCGAGGACGTCGTCACCTCCCCGCAGGCAGCGGTCGTGCTGCTCGCCGACCTGGTGCCGGCCGGCTCGACGATCCTCGTCGTCGGGGCGGAGGGCCTCACCTCCGAGGTCGAGCGCGCCGGGTTCACCGTGACGCGCAGCGCGGAGGACTCGCCGGCGGCGGTCATCCAGGGCTTCGCACCCACGGTCGGCTGGGAGCAGCTGGCCGAGGCCTCGTTCGCGCTCCACACGGGGATCCCGTGGGTCGCGACGAACACCGACTGGACGATCCCCGTCGCGCGCGGCATCGCCCCGGGCAACGGGACCCTCGTCTCGGCCGTGCACACCGCGGTCGGCCGGCTCCCGGTCGTCGCGGGCAAGCCCGAGCGGGCCATCTTCGACGCGGCGACCGCGCGCTTCGGCTCGACGAACCCGCTGTTCCTCGGCGACCGGCTCGACACCGACATCGCCGGCGCGAACGGCGCAGACATGGAGAGCGCCCACGTGCTCACCGGGATCGACCGGGCCAAGCAGCTCCTCGCCGCGGAGCCCAAGCTCCGGCCGACGTACATCCTCGGCGACCTTCGCGAGCTGCACCTGCCCTACCCGGCGACGACGGTCTCGCGGAACGGCACGCACGCCGTCCGCGGCGCCAAGGTCCGCCTCGACGGCGACTCCGTGGTGATCGTGGACGCCGGCGACGACGCGACCGATCTGCTCCGGGCCGCCTGCTCGGTGATCTGGTCGTCCGGCCGCGCGATCTACGGCCTCGACGTGCCGGAGTCGCTCTACAGCTGA
- a CDS encoding MarR family transcriptional regulator — protein MDARPDLFALLTRLRTAERDYDGRVERRLGIGATDLAALRLIGVGERRDEIVRAVDLSAALSITTAAVSLLVDRLARAGYVDRTPDPSDGRGRILCLTERAQKAIVGTDDPTYEQIRAMVAKVPESEAATVAVLLDGLSRILEGQPPPELVD, from the coding sequence ATGGACGCTCGGCCAGACCTGTTCGCTCTGCTCACGCGATTGCGCACGGCGGAGCGCGACTACGACGGCCGCGTGGAGCGCCGCCTGGGCATCGGCGCCACGGATCTCGCGGCCCTGCGGCTGATCGGGGTCGGGGAGCGGCGCGACGAGATCGTCCGCGCCGTCGACCTGTCCGCGGCCCTGTCGATCACGACGGCGGCCGTCTCCCTCCTCGTCGACCGCCTCGCCCGCGCCGGCTACGTGGACCGCACTCCCGACCCGTCCGACGGGCGCGGCCGCATCCTCTGCCTGACGGAGCGCGCGCAGAAGGCCATCGTCGGCACCGACGACCCGACCTACGAGCAGATCCGCGCGATGGTCGCGAAGGTGCCCGAATCGGAGGCCGCGACCGTCGCGGTGCTGCTCGACGGCCTCAGCCGCATCCTCGAGGGGCAGCCGCCGCCCGAGCTCGTCGACTGA
- a CDS encoding phosphoribosylaminoimidazolesuccinocarboxamide synthase, with amino-acid sequence MTRDDSLSFDTTAPLPGWQHAYSGKVRDLYTPDDADPVLGADRMLVVASDRVSAYDAVLEPGIPGKGELLTTLSLWWFAQLSDVPNHLIPGAIPEAVRGRSMLVKTLDMFPIECVVRGYLSGSGWKEYRETGSVCGVPLPEGLHDGDALPEPIYTPAWKAPQGEHDENITFERTVEIVGEEAAEALRTLSLAVFREASTIALARGVLLADTKFEFGVDRGTGVVTLGDEVLTSDSSRYWDADDYDAGIRGRSFDKQIVRDWLSDNWDGQGLPPTLPSEIVERTAARYRELIERLTR; translated from the coding sequence GTGACCCGCGACGACTCCCTGTCCTTCGACACCACGGCGCCGCTGCCCGGCTGGCAGCACGCCTACTCCGGCAAGGTGCGCGACCTCTACACCCCCGACGACGCCGACCCCGTGCTCGGCGCCGACCGCATGCTCGTCGTCGCCAGCGACCGGGTCAGCGCGTACGACGCGGTCCTCGAGCCCGGGATCCCCGGCAAGGGCGAGCTGCTGACCACGCTCTCCCTCTGGTGGTTCGCGCAGCTCTCCGACGTCCCCAACCACCTGATCCCGGGCGCGATCCCCGAGGCGGTCCGCGGCCGGTCGATGCTGGTGAAGACGCTCGACATGTTCCCGATCGAGTGCGTCGTGCGCGGCTACCTCTCCGGCAGCGGCTGGAAGGAGTACCGGGAGACGGGCTCCGTCTGCGGCGTCCCGCTCCCCGAGGGCCTCCACGACGGCGACGCGCTCCCCGAGCCGATCTACACCCCGGCCTGGAAGGCCCCGCAGGGCGAGCACGACGAGAACATCACCTTCGAGCGCACGGTCGAGATCGTCGGGGAGGAGGCCGCGGAGGCGCTGCGCACCCTCTCGCTCGCGGTCTTCCGCGAGGCGTCCACCATCGCCCTGGCCCGCGGCGTGCTGCTGGCCGACACGAAGTTCGAGTTCGGGGTCGACCGCGGGACCGGAGTCGTCACCCTCGGCGACGAGGTCCTCACGAGCGACTCCTCCCGCTACTGGGACGCCGACGACTACGACGCCGGCATCCGCGGCCGCTCGTTCGACAAGCAGATCGTGCGCGACTGGCTCTCCGACAACTGGGACGGCCAGGGCCTCCCGCCGACCCTCCCGTCCGAGATCGTCGAGCGCACGGCCGCGCGCTACCGCGAGCTCATCGAGCGCCTCACGCGCTGA
- a CDS encoding MFS transporter, with protein MRSRDRRGITSAPLLLTTIGTTSLVFLCAFESLAVTTIMPIVSADLDGRALYPLAFAATLAAAVVGMVAAGSSADRRGPTPSLVVAILLFTLGLVAAGAAQAMPVFVAARLLQGLGSGGITVTLYVLVARVYPSELHPRIFGAFAAAWVVPSLVGPLVAGVVAELASWHWVFFGVVALVALASAAIAPTLRSLEPRERLPFDRRAVGRIARAVVVSAGVVVLSTSAELAPDLAGLLAAAAVVVVVVAVRALLPAGTLRARGVLPSVILLRALVAAAFFGTEVYLPLLLSEQYGLPPWLSGAMLTAGAVSWALGSNIQGRPGTRLSHGGAMRLGTSLVLAGIGVVLLVTVLALSPIVAGVGWFLAGGGMGTMFPRMGTMTLALSAPGREGFNSSALQIADSTGASVSLALTGLLAAAVTGLIGAGTGVFAATFSYAALIAIVAVGLAGRLDGLLRREGRREPAEQAQL; from the coding sequence GTGCGTTCTCGTGATCGCCGCGGCATCACCTCGGCTCCCCTCCTCCTGACGACCATCGGAACGACGAGCCTCGTCTTCCTCTGCGCGTTCGAGTCGCTCGCCGTGACGACGATCATGCCGATCGTCAGCGCCGACCTCGACGGCCGCGCCCTCTACCCCCTGGCCTTCGCGGCGACGCTCGCCGCCGCCGTGGTCGGGATGGTCGCGGCCGGCTCCTCGGCCGACCGCCGCGGCCCGACGCCGTCGCTCGTGGTCGCGATCCTGCTCTTCACCCTGGGTCTCGTCGCCGCGGGCGCCGCGCAGGCGATGCCGGTCTTCGTGGCGGCCCGCCTGCTGCAGGGGCTGGGCAGCGGAGGGATCACCGTCACCCTCTACGTGCTCGTCGCGCGGGTCTACCCGAGCGAGCTGCATCCGAGGATCTTCGGCGCCTTCGCCGCGGCCTGGGTCGTGCCGTCGCTGGTGGGGCCGCTGGTGGCCGGAGTCGTCGCCGAGCTCGCGAGCTGGCACTGGGTCTTCTTCGGAGTCGTCGCCCTGGTGGCCCTCGCGAGCGCCGCGATCGCGCCGACGCTCCGCTCGCTCGAGCCGCGCGAGCGCCTCCCGTTCGATCGCCGGGCAGTGGGCCGCATCGCCCGCGCCGTGGTCGTCTCGGCCGGAGTCGTCGTGCTGAGCACGAGCGCCGAGCTCGCGCCCGACCTCGCCGGGCTCCTGGCCGCGGCCGCCGTGGTGGTCGTGGTCGTGGCGGTTCGCGCGCTCCTGCCCGCGGGCACGCTGCGCGCCCGGGGCGTCCTGCCGTCGGTGATCCTCCTCCGCGCCCTCGTCGCCGCGGCGTTCTTCGGCACCGAGGTCTACCTGCCGCTGCTGCTCTCGGAGCAGTACGGCCTGCCGCCCTGGCTCTCGGGCGCCATGCTCACCGCGGGCGCCGTCTCCTGGGCTCTCGGCTCGAACATCCAGGGACGCCCGGGTACCCGCCTCAGCCACGGCGGAGCGATGCGGCTCGGCACGTCGCTCGTGCTCGCCGGCATCGGAGTCGTGCTGCTCGTCACGGTGCTCGCCCTCAGCCCGATCGTCGCGGGCGTGGGCTGGTTCCTGGCCGGCGGCGGCATGGGCACGATGTTCCCGCGGATGGGGACGATGACGCTCGCGCTCTCCGCTCCGGGCCGGGAGGGCTTCAACAGCTCGGCCCTGCAGATCGCCGACTCGACCGGCGCCTCGGTCTCCCTCGCGCTGACGGGCCTCCTCGCGGCGGCGGTCACCGGGCTGATCGGGGCCGGGACCGGGGTCTTCGCCGCGACCTTCTCGTACGCCGCACTGATCGCGATCGTCGCGGTCGGTCTGGCCGGCCGGCTCGACGGGCTCCTGCGCCGCGAGGGACGCCGGGAGCCCGCCGAGCAGGCTCAGCTGTAG
- a CDS encoding glucose 1-dehydrogenase, with product MTSQNDQTPQNDQYTFQDPTAMFADIDTEAQYQEGSGLDSKMDDPADRGESTYRGSGRLTGRKALVTGGDSGIGAAVAIAYAREGADVAIVYLPEEESDAKKVVALIEEAGRTAVAIPGDITDHDFAVGAVAKAVEGLGGLDILVNNAGKQQHVEDFLELSDEQFDETFKTNVYAMFWMTKAAVPHLAPGSAIISTSSIQAYQPSPMLVDYASTKATINTFSKALAQQLAPKGIRVNVVAPGPIWTPLQTAGGQPSDKLPEVGSQTPLGRWGQPAELAPAYVFLASPESSYVVGETLHVNGGMPTP from the coding sequence ATGACCTCGCAGAACGACCAGACTCCGCAGAACGACCAGTACACGTTCCAAGACCCGACCGCGATGTTCGCCGACATCGACACGGAGGCCCAGTACCAGGAGGGCTCCGGCCTCGACTCGAAGATGGACGACCCCGCCGACCGCGGCGAGTCGACCTACCGCGGCTCCGGCCGTCTGACCGGGCGCAAGGCGCTCGTCACCGGAGGCGACTCGGGCATCGGCGCGGCCGTCGCCATCGCCTACGCCCGCGAGGGCGCCGACGTCGCGATCGTCTACCTCCCCGAGGAGGAGTCGGACGCGAAGAAGGTCGTCGCGCTGATCGAGGAGGCCGGCCGCACCGCCGTCGCCATCCCCGGTGACATCACCGACCACGACTTCGCGGTGGGCGCCGTCGCGAAGGCCGTCGAGGGCCTGGGCGGACTCGACATCCTCGTCAACAACGCGGGCAAGCAGCAGCACGTCGAGGACTTCCTCGAGCTCTCGGACGAGCAGTTCGACGAGACCTTCAAGACCAACGTCTACGCGATGTTCTGGATGACGAAGGCGGCCGTGCCGCACCTCGCCCCGGGCTCCGCGATCATCAGCACCTCGTCGATCCAGGCCTACCAGCCGTCGCCGATGCTGGTCGACTACGCCAGCACGAAGGCCACGATCAACACGTTCTCGAAGGCGCTCGCGCAGCAGCTCGCGCCCAAGGGGATCCGCGTGAACGTCGTCGCCCCGGGCCCGATCTGGACGCCGCTGCAGACCGCGGGCGGCCAGCCGTCCGACAAGCTGCCCGAGGTCGGCTCGCAGACGCCGCTCGGACGCTGGGGCCAGCCGGCCGAGCTCGCTCCCGCCTACGTGTTCCTCGCCTCCCCGGAGTCGAGCTACGTCGTCGGCGAGACGCTGCACGTCAACGGCGGCATGCCCACGCCGTAA